The following is a genomic window from Actinomadura sp. WMMB 499.
TTGCACCTGACGTTGTGTCAGGTCTTAGAACTGAAGCCCAGTCGGCAGGTCATCTCTATAGGGGGATCACTCATGAACGAGCCTACGGTCGAGCGGCGGGGAACGGTCCACTACGCGGGCATCCGGATCGCCGTCACGTTCGCCGAGTGGGGGAGCGCCAACGCGCTGGTGGCCGAGGTCTACGGGTGGCTCGCGCAGCGCGGGACCGTTCCCGGGGGCGGGCCGGTCTACCGGTACCGGACGGTCGGCGACGCGGAGCGGCCGTTCGACCTCGAGGTCGGGGTGCCGGTGGCCGAGGCCGTCGAGGGGGACGGGCGGGTGCACGCCGGCTCGCTGCCGGCGGGCACGTACGCCGTCCTGCTGCACGAGGGGCACCCGGACGGGCTGGGGAAGGCGCACGCGGCCCTGCAGGAGTGGGCGGGGGAGATGGGGCTGGAACTCGACCGGGACGGCGAGGTGTGGGCGGCGCGCTACGAGACCTACTTGACCGACCCCGCGCAGGAGCCCGACCTCGCGAAGTGGCGGACCGAACTCGCCTACCTGGTCAAGGAGGCGTGACCCTGCGGATAGCTTGAGTGCATGCAGCGCACTGTTCTGGCCGGGATCGCGGACGCCGCGTGCCTCGTGGCCTTCGTGGTGATCGGGCGTGCCGAGCATGACGGGTCCGGCGGGCTGAGCGGGTTCGCCGCGACGTTCTGGCCGTTCCTCGCCGGAGGCGCGGCCGGATGGCTGATCGGGCGCGTGTGGCGGCGGCCCGAGGCGGTCGTGCCCGCC
Proteins encoded in this region:
- a CDS encoding GyrI-like domain-containing protein; its protein translation is MNEPTVERRGTVHYAGIRIAVTFAEWGSANALVAEVYGWLAQRGTVPGGGPVYRYRTVGDAERPFDLEVGVPVAEAVEGDGRVHAGSLPAGTYAVLLHEGHPDGLGKAHAALQEWAGEMGLELDRDGEVWAARYETYLTDPAQEPDLAKWRTELAYLVKEA
- a CDS encoding DUF3054 domain-containing protein, with protein sequence MQRTVLAGIADAACLVAFVVIGRAEHDGSGGLSGFAATFWPFLAGGAAGWLIGRVWRRPEAVVPAGVVVWVSTVAVGMLLRAVSGQGTAAAFVIVSLIFLGVTMLGWRGIAMLRGRKAATSE